Proteins found in one Mangifera indica cultivar Alphonso chromosome 15, CATAS_Mindica_2.1, whole genome shotgun sequence genomic segment:
- the LOC123198329 gene encoding heavy metal-associated isoprenylated plant protein 21, translated as MGALDYLSNFCTVTTTRKKRKAMQTVEIKVKMDCDGCERRVKKAVTSMKGVKTVEVNRKQSRVTVSGYVEPNKVLKRVKSTGKRAEFWPYIPQHLVYYPYVAGVYDKRAPAGFVRNVVQAFPATTAPEDNLVSIFSDDNVNACSIM; from the exons ATGGGGGCTCTTGATTACCTCTCCAACTTTTGCACTGTCACCACCACCAGGAAAAAACGCAAAGCAATGCAG ACGGTTGAAATCAAAGTCAAAATGGACTGTGATGGCTGTGAACGAAGAGTCAAAAAAGCTGTAACCTCAATGAAAG GTGTAAAGACTGTGGAGGTGAATCGGAAACAAAGCCGGGTAACAGTGAGCGGGTATGTTGAACCAAACAAGGTGTTAAAGAGGGTGAAAAGCACAGGCAAAAGAGCTGAATTTTGGCCTTATATCCCTCAACATCTGGTTTACTATCCTTATGTTGCTGGAGTTTATGACAAAAGGGCACCGGCCGGCTTCGTTCGTAACGTTGTTCAAGCTTTTCCGGCCACCACCGCGCCGGAGGATAATCTTGTTTCGATCTTCAGTGATGATAACGTGAATGCATGTTCCATTATGTAA